A genome region from Altererythrobacter aquiaggeris includes the following:
- the lexA gene encoding transcriptional repressor LexA, with protein sequence MLTAKQHELIRFIQLRLEETGISPSFEEMKDALDLKSKSGVHRLISALEERGFIRRLPNRARALEVLKQPEDASAGQAGSVAANDVIGRKIVPPLANRPQPANDVIEIPLHGRIAAGAPIEAFEDHTSLPVPAALLGPGEHYALEVSGDSMIEAGIFDGDFALVKRTDTARDGEIVVALVDNTEATLKYLRKEGGKICLDPANSSYSPQIYEPGQVEVQGKLAGLLRRYH encoded by the coding sequence ATGCTGACTGCCAAACAGCACGAATTAATCCGTTTTATTCAGTTACGGCTTGAAGAAACGGGCATTTCGCCATCTTTCGAGGAGATGAAGGATGCGCTGGATCTCAAGTCAAAATCAGGTGTGCACCGTCTGATTTCGGCGCTCGAGGAACGGGGCTTTATCCGGCGGCTACCCAACCGTGCGCGCGCTCTGGAAGTTTTGAAACAGCCAGAGGATGCGAGTGCGGGGCAAGCGGGATCGGTTGCAGCAAATGATGTGATCGGACGCAAGATTGTGCCGCCGTTGGCCAATCGGCCGCAGCCTGCAAATGATGTGATCGAGATACCACTCCATGGCCGGATTGCGGCGGGGGCCCCGATCGAAGCGTTTGAAGATCATACGAGCCTTCCTGTTCCTGCTGCTCTGCTCGGCCCTGGTGAGCATTATGCGTTGGAAGTTTCAGGCGATTCAATGATCGAAGCGGGTATTTTCGATGGTGATTTCGCGCTGGTGAAACGCACCGATACAGCGCGCGACGGCGAAATCGTTGTCGCTCTGGTCGATAACACCGAAGCCACGTTGAAATATCTGCGTAAGGAAGGTGGCAAAATCTGTCTTGACCCGGCCAACTCCTCCTACTCGCCGCAAATTTACGAACCCGGGCAAGTGGAAGTTCAGGGCAAGCTGGCGGGATTGCTCCGCCGCTATCACTAA
- the moaC gene encoding cyclic pyranopterin monophosphate synthase MoaC encodes MSRLTHLDASGNARMVDVGGKAETLRSAVAEGRIDMSDKALSAITDGDAPKGDVLAAARIAGIMAAKDTARLIPLCHPLALDSVVIDFRSDERGIIVAATVKLTGKTGVEMEALTATSIALLTIYDMVKAVDKSMTIGNLRLCDKTGGKSGDWHRSG; translated from the coding sequence ATGAGCAGGCTCACCCACCTCGATGCCTCCGGCAATGCGCGCATGGTCGATGTCGGCGGCAAGGCCGAGACATTGCGGAGCGCTGTTGCCGAAGGCAGGATCGATATGTCCGATAAGGCACTATCTGCAATTACCGATGGCGACGCGCCGAAGGGCGACGTGCTGGCAGCCGCCCGTATCGCCGGTATCATGGCTGCAAAAGATACTGCTCGCCTCATACCCCTGTGCCATCCGCTCGCGCTGGATTCTGTCGTGATCGATTTCCGTTCGGACGAGCGCGGGATTATCGTCGCGGCCACCGTGAAGCTGACCGGCAAAACAGGCGTCGAAATGGAAGCTTTGACAGCAACATCGATCGCATTACTCACAATTTACGACATGGTGAAAGCGGTCGATAAATCCATGACGATCGGCAACCTTCGGCTGTGCGATAAAACCGGCGGCAAATCGGGCGACTGGCACAGAAGCGGCTAG
- the trpC gene encoding indole-3-glycerol phosphate synthase TrpC, with the protein MNKLEEICATKRSEVAIRKRLLSRAGLEQQAGEQGQPRGFTAALAAASRSGFGLIAEIKQASPSKGLIREDFDPAGHAASYERGGAACLSVLTDSQYFQGHEDYLIEARKACSLPVLRKDFMVDPWQVVESRAIGADAILIIVAALDDDQMREIECAATEAGMDVLVEVHDAAEMERAAKLETRLIGVNNRNLKTFETDLTITEKLASLAPEGTILVGESGISNNADLLRLSGSGVRCFLVGESLMRHQDLETATRALLAS; encoded by the coding sequence ATGAACAAACTCGAAGAAATCTGCGCAACCAAACGCTCCGAAGTAGCGATCAGGAAACGGCTGCTTTCGCGTGCCGGTCTGGAACAGCAAGCTGGTGAGCAGGGGCAACCGCGCGGCTTCACCGCTGCGCTTGCCGCCGCATCCCGCAGCGGCTTCGGTTTGATCGCCGAGATCAAGCAAGCGTCACCCTCCAAAGGCCTTATCCGGGAGGATTTCGACCCCGCTGGTCACGCCGCAAGCTATGAGCGTGGCGGTGCAGCCTGCCTGTCGGTTCTAACGGATTCGCAATACTTTCAAGGGCATGAAGATTATCTGATCGAAGCCCGCAAGGCTTGCAGTCTTCCGGTTCTGCGGAAAGATTTCATGGTGGACCCATGGCAAGTTGTCGAATCCAGGGCAATTGGTGCGGATGCCATCCTGATTATCGTCGCTGCGCTGGACGATGACCAAATGCGCGAGATTGAGTGCGCTGCAACAGAAGCTGGAATGGATGTTCTTGTCGAAGTCCACGACGCGGCTGAAATGGAACGTGCTGCAAAGCTCGAAACGCGTTTGATCGGCGTGAACAACCGTAATTTGAAGACATTCGAAACTGATTTGACGATTACGGAAAAACTTGCATCGCTGGCACCTGAAGGCACCATTCTGGTCGGTGAGAGCGGGATATCGAACAATGCGGATCTCCTTCGGTTGTCAGGATCCGGGGTCCGCTGTTTTCTTGTTGGGGAAAGTTTGATGCGGCATCAGGATCTCGAAACCGCAACCCGCGCTTTGCTGGCATCATGA
- the trpD gene encoding anthranilate phosphoribosyltransferase, translating to MSTLPPIDAHLNAAEAEEAFGRLLDGETTESEIERFLIDLSTRGETADEIAGAARALRARLIPIKAPANAIDVCGTGGDGHHTLNVSTAVSLVVAACGVPVAKHGNRAASSKAGAADTLEALGLDMDAAGRTAEDTLGDLGICFLFAKNHHPAMGRIQPIRQKIGKRTIFNLMGPLSNPARVSNQLIGIARPAYVPIYAGAMAQLGTGHTLIVSGDEGLDELSLAGGNEMADVSGNDFEMKRMDAAEAGLQRAPVEAIRGGDAAHNAAALRALLMGAPGPYRDAVLFNAAAALMVAGEVQSWPDGVEEAAEALDKGLANTLLDCWIKSVK from the coding sequence ATGAGCACCCTCCCCCCGATTGACGCACATCTGAACGCCGCCGAAGCGGAAGAAGCGTTCGGACGCCTGCTCGACGGCGAAACGACCGAGAGCGAAATAGAAAGGTTCCTCATCGACCTATCTACCCGCGGCGAAACTGCCGATGAAATTGCCGGTGCCGCCCGGGCATTGCGCGCCCGGCTTATACCAATCAAGGCGCCTGCCAACGCCATTGATGTTTGCGGTACGGGCGGTGATGGGCACCACACGCTAAACGTTTCGACAGCGGTAAGTCTGGTGGTTGCGGCTTGCGGCGTGCCCGTGGCAAAACACGGCAATCGTGCAGCATCATCGAAGGCGGGTGCGGCGGATACGCTGGAGGCGCTCGGGCTGGATATGGATGCGGCAGGACGAACTGCGGAGGATACGTTGGGTGATCTCGGCATTTGTTTTCTGTTTGCAAAAAACCACCATCCGGCAATGGGCAGGATCCAGCCGATCAGGCAAAAAATCGGCAAACGGACAATTTTCAATCTGATGGGTCCACTTTCGAACCCGGCTCGTGTCAGCAACCAGCTGATCGGCATAGCGAGGCCAGCTTATGTGCCCATATATGCCGGCGCAATGGCACAGCTCGGCACGGGACACACCCTGATCGTATCGGGTGATGAAGGTCTGGACGAACTTAGTCTCGCCGGCGGAAACGAAATGGCAGACGTCAGTGGCAACGATTTCGAAATGAAGCGCATGGATGCAGCTGAGGCCGGGCTGCAACGCGCACCGGTCGAAGCGATCCGTGGCGGCGATGCCGCCCATAATGCGGCCGCACTGCGCGCTTTGCTCATGGGTGCACCGGGTCCGTACCGTGATGCCGTTCTGTTTAACGCCGCCGCTGCATTGATGGTGGCAGGCGAAGTGCAAAGCTGGCCCGATGGTGTCGAAGAGGCTGCCGAAGCGCTGGACAAGGGGCTCGCCAACACTCTTCTCGATTGCTGGATCAAGTCGGTCAAATGA
- a CDS encoding aminodeoxychorismate/anthranilate synthase component II, which yields MILVIDNYDSFTFNLVHYLMELGAEVKVERNDDVSAADALRTGAKGILISPGPCTPDLAGVSLDIVAACADAEMPLLGVCLGHQAIGQYFGGEVVRGGLMHGKTSPIMHDGSGVFARLPSPFQATRYHSLIVKNASDQLVPNARSDDDHIMGFRHKTLPIHGVQFHPESIATQHGHDLLANFLAICGIEVELQP from the coding sequence ATGATCCTCGTCATCGACAATTACGACAGTTTCACGTTCAATCTGGTGCATTATCTGATGGAACTGGGTGCTGAGGTCAAAGTCGAACGTAACGATGACGTCTCTGCTGCCGATGCGCTTCGGACCGGAGCCAAGGGTATCTTGATTTCGCCAGGCCCCTGCACACCGGATCTGGCGGGTGTGTCGCTGGATATCGTTGCCGCGTGCGCGGATGCCGAAATGCCGCTGCTCGGGGTTTGCCTGGGCCACCAGGCGATCGGCCAGTACTTTGGGGGCGAAGTCGTGCGCGGCGGGCTCATGCATGGTAAAACGTCGCCGATAATGCATGATGGTTCAGGTGTGTTCGCCCGTCTGCCGTCACCATTCCAGGCGACCCGTTATCATTCGCTGATCGTGAAAAATGCCAGCGATCAACTGGTGCCGAACGCGCGATCGGATGATGATCATATCATGGGCTTTCGGCACAAGACTTTGCCGATCCACGGCGTCCAGTTTCACCCCGAAAGCATTGCGACACAGCACGGACATGATCTGCTCGCTAATTTTCTGGCAATTTGCGGTATCGAGGTAGAATTACAGCCATGA
- a CDS encoding phosphodiester glycosidase family protein produces MKLALLVICAVLLTSCEQEAGEAVSRIEYGRAGNVAVVSDCKRIEFEGSELTHCIADPAIHRVKMALGPKGGKPYRSLANLAGGRPADAAPVAFAVNGGMYDEQGMPIGYYVQNGDRLKELNRKDGDGNFHLLPNGVFYGTGDRWNVRTSEDFYSSVLDRPQFGTQSGPMLVIGGKLHPQISEDGDSLKLRNAVGVDNAGRAHFVISEGEVSFGKLARFYRDGLDVPNALFLDGTVSSLWDPARGRLDLGPPLGPMIVVEKRGKPAPGGIGQ; encoded by the coding sequence ATGAAACTGGCCTTACTTGTTATCTGCGCGGTTTTGCTGACTTCCTGCGAGCAGGAAGCGGGTGAGGCTGTTTCAAGGATCGAATACGGCAGGGCCGGCAATGTTGCCGTGGTTTCGGACTGCAAGCGCATCGAGTTTGAGGGAAGCGAGCTTACGCATTGTATCGCCGACCCGGCAATCCACCGCGTAAAAATGGCGCTGGGGCCAAAAGGCGGCAAGCCATATCGTAGCCTGGCAAATCTGGCGGGTGGGCGGCCAGCCGATGCCGCGCCCGTCGCATTTGCGGTCAACGGCGGAATGTATGACGAACAGGGAATGCCGATCGGCTATTACGTCCAGAACGGCGACCGTTTAAAAGAATTGAACCGCAAGGATGGCGACGGCAATTTTCACCTGCTGCCCAATGGTGTGTTTTATGGGACAGGCGATAGATGGAACGTGCGGACGTCCGAAGATTTCTACAGCTCTGTTCTGGACCGGCCGCAATTTGGCACTCAATCCGGACCGATGCTTGTAATCGGCGGGAAATTGCACCCGCAAATTTCCGAAGACGGGGACTCGCTCAAGCTGCGTAATGCCGTAGGCGTCGATAATGCTGGCCGCGCACACTTTGTAATCAGCGAAGGCGAAGTGTCATTCGGCAAACTTGCGCGATTTTATCGCGACGGGCTGGATGTTCCCAATGCACTTTTTCTGGACGGAACAGTGTCTTCGCTTTGGGATCCTGCCAGGGGACGGCTCGATCTGGGGCCCCCTCTTGGCCCGATGATCGTCGTGGAAAAGCGCGGGAAGCCAGCGCCGGGGGGAATCGGGCAATGA
- a CDS encoding anthranilate synthase component I family protein, translated as MNSGSARAALAGGAPGLVWRKLVADTETPVGAALKLIEPERGDFLLESVEGGEVRGRYSLLGLDPDLVFRAQANAAEINRKWQSDREAFTAIDAGAMGALRELVQQCRMDVPDGLPPALACLVGYFGYETIGLVEKLPRAAQGDLNMPDMLFVRPTLLLVFDSLSDNLFCVAPLWPGSGEPDDLIERASERIDEALRKLAQAPAIQPTVSGIPSMELTPRLAEGEYAAMVGKAKEYISAGDIFQVVLAQRYTCPFPLPPLSLYRALRRVNPSPFLYFLDLPDFAVVGSSPEILVRVRDGEVTIRPIAGTRPRGSSPTEDDANEKSLLNDPKERAEHLMLLDLGRNDVGRVSCANSVEVTDSYTVERYSHVMHIVSNVVGQLDPSKDALDALFAGFPAGTVSGAPKIRACEIIAQLESETRGIYAGGVGYFSPNGSVDSCIVLRTAIIKDGIMNVTAGAGIVADSDAVYEQRECEAKASALIAAAREAAAIAGEPRFSQ; from the coding sequence ATCAACTCGGGATCCGCGCGCGCCGCTCTTGCGGGCGGAGCGCCCGGTCTTGTCTGGCGCAAGCTGGTGGCAGACACCGAGACGCCTGTGGGTGCCGCGCTAAAACTAATCGAACCCGAGCGGGGCGATTTCCTGCTGGAATCGGTGGAAGGCGGGGAAGTCCGCGGGCGGTACAGTCTGCTGGGTCTTGATCCCGATCTGGTCTTCCGCGCGCAGGCAAACGCGGCCGAGATAAACCGGAAATGGCAGTCTGACCGTGAAGCCTTCACCGCGATCGATGCGGGCGCGATGGGTGCACTACGCGAGTTGGTACAGCAGTGCAGAATGGACGTTCCCGATGGATTGCCCCCCGCTCTTGCCTGTCTTGTCGGCTATTTCGGTTATGAGACGATTGGTCTTGTCGAGAAACTTCCCCGCGCAGCGCAGGGCGATTTGAATATGCCCGATATGCTGTTTGTGCGCCCCACCCTGTTGCTGGTGTTCGATTCGCTTAGTGACAATCTGTTTTGCGTCGCACCGCTATGGCCCGGCAGCGGCGAGCCGGATGACCTTATCGAGCGTGCAAGCGAGCGGATCGATGAAGCGCTTCGGAAATTGGCGCAGGCTCCGGCCATTCAACCCACTGTGTCCGGTATCCCGTCAATGGAACTGACGCCGCGCCTGGCCGAGGGCGAATATGCCGCGATGGTCGGCAAGGCCAAGGAATATATTTCCGCAGGTGACATTTTTCAGGTGGTTTTGGCGCAGCGTTACACCTGCCCCTTTCCGCTTCCGCCACTTTCGCTTTATCGGGCGCTGAGGCGTGTAAATCCTTCGCCGTTCCTGTATTTTCTCGATCTGCCGGATTTTGCCGTCGTGGGATCAAGTCCCGAGATCCTGGTCCGTGTACGCGACGGTGAAGTAACCATAAGACCAATCGCGGGAACCAGACCGCGAGGCTCGTCGCCAACTGAAGATGACGCAAACGAGAAAAGCCTCCTGAATGATCCCAAGGAGCGTGCCGAACATTTGATGCTGCTGGATTTGGGACGCAATGATGTAGGCCGCGTATCGTGCGCCAACAGCGTGGAAGTGACGGATAGCTACACTGTCGAACGCTATAGCCACGTCATGCACATCGTCAGCAACGTGGTGGGACAGCTTGATCCGTCCAAAGATGCTTTGGATGCCTTGTTCGCGGGATTTCCTGCCGGCACAGTCAGCGGCGCGCCTAAAATCCGCGCCTGCGAAATTATTGCCCAACTGGAGAGCGAAACCCGCGGCATTTATGCCGGAGGTGTAGGTTATTTTTCGCCAAACGGTTCGGTTGACAGCTGTATTGTCTTGCGAACTGCAATCATAAAAGATGGTATCATGAACGTGACAGCCGGGGCAGGTATCGTCGCAGACAGCGACGCAGTGTATGAACAGCGCGAATGCGAGGCCAAGGCCAGCGCCTTGATCGCGGCGGCCCGCGAAGCAGCCGCGATTGCGGGTGAACCAAGGTTCAGCCAATGA
- a CDS encoding SurA N-terminal domain-containing protein, with protein MITFFRSFFQSKFGIGITLAFLALIAFAFASSDVANTGAFGGVSGGDRVAVVGDRKIGTAELSRAATDALDQVRQQNPTISMPAFLEQGALAEVLDQLINRAAMFVFGEKYGIRAGENLVNSEILGIPAFQGANGEFSDEAYRGFLRQNGLSDAMVREDLAADLLRNQLLVPVALGAVAPDALVKRYVSLLAETRKGAIGLLPSAAFAPKGKVTDAQISAFYQANKGDYIRPERRSIRYATFGDEALGTLAAPSEAQIAARYAQDKAQYAASQSRTLTQIVVPTQAAANAIRQTVASGGTLAAAARSAGLSTTTVGPVTRSQLASQASAGAAQAAFAAQRGGLSEPARGSLGWYVFGVDNIENKGGRSLAQVRGEILATLAAENRREALLELTDRIESEIDSGGSLVELAKELKIDVKTTAPVTADGRIYRADGTAPEILAPVLSTAFSMEDEGEPQLAEIVPNETFMMFDVADITGSAAAPLAEIKSDIEAAYRLSEGSKKAKAAADRILKRVGAGGDLAAALRAEKVPLPAADAISMTRQQLVANQQQVAPPMALLFSMAEGTVKRLEAPANGGWYVVSLVDIVPGTIANDNPLLAQTRAQLGSLSGREYSEQMLSAIRKEMGVERNPPAIEAVRKQLTGTQ; from the coding sequence ATGATCACCTTCTTTCGCAGTTTCTTCCAGTCAAAGTTCGGCATCGGGATCACGCTTGCGTTTCTGGCCCTGATCGCATTCGCATTTGCCAGCAGCGATGTGGCAAATACTGGTGCGTTTGGCGGCGTTTCCGGGGGTGACAGGGTTGCCGTCGTGGGTGACCGGAAGATTGGTACCGCCGAATTGAGCCGTGCCGCGACCGACGCACTGGATCAGGTTCGCCAGCAAAACCCGACAATCTCCATGCCGGCATTTCTCGAACAGGGTGCTCTGGCCGAGGTGCTCGATCAGCTGATCAATCGCGCTGCAATGTTTGTCTTTGGAGAAAAGTACGGCATCCGCGCCGGTGAAAACCTGGTAAATAGCGAGATTTTGGGCATTCCCGCATTTCAGGGAGCCAACGGCGAGTTCAGTGACGAAGCGTATCGCGGTTTTTTACGTCAGAACGGATTATCCGATGCGATGGTTCGCGAAGATCTTGCTGCTGACCTGCTGCGTAACCAGCTGCTGGTACCGGTTGCGCTGGGCGCGGTCGCACCTGATGCGCTGGTAAAGCGGTACGTCTCGCTGCTCGCGGAAACCCGCAAGGGGGCGATCGGCCTGCTGCCCAGCGCGGCATTCGCACCCAAGGGTAAAGTCACCGATGCGCAGATCAGCGCGTTTTATCAGGCGAACAAGGGGGATTACATTCGTCCTGAGCGCCGTTCCATCCGCTATGCCACTTTTGGTGACGAGGCGCTTGGCACGCTGGCAGCGCCTTCCGAGGCGCAGATTGCGGCGAGGTACGCGCAGGACAAGGCGCAATATGCCGCTTCGCAAAGCCGTACGCTGACACAGATCGTGGTTCCGACCCAGGCGGCCGCCAACGCCATTCGCCAGACGGTAGCTTCCGGCGGGACGCTTGCCGCGGCCGCACGCAGCGCCGGTCTGAGCACGACAACGGTCGGCCCGGTCACACGTTCGCAGCTTGCATCGCAGGCATCGGCAGGTGCGGCGCAAGCCGCATTTGCTGCGCAGCGGGGCGGATTGTCCGAACCTGCGCGGGGCAGCCTTGGCTGGTATGTGTTCGGTGTCGATAATATCGAAAACAAGGGTGGGCGCAGCCTCGCTCAGGTTCGCGGTGAAATCCTGGCAACGCTGGCAGCCGAAAACCGGCGAGAGGCGCTGCTGGAACTTACCGACCGGATCGAATCCGAAATAGATTCCGGTGGCAGCCTGGTGGAACTTGCGAAGGAATTGAAGATCGATGTGAAAACGACTGCACCGGTTACCGCCGACGGGCGGATATATCGTGCGGACGGCACCGCACCTGAAATTCTGGCGCCCGTGCTATCGACAGCGTTCTCGATGGAAGATGAAGGCGAACCGCAACTTGCAGAAATTGTCCCCAATGAAACATTTATGATGTTTGATGTCGCGGACATTACCGGATCTGCCGCTGCCCCTCTGGCCGAGATAAAAAGCGATATCGAAGCTGCCTACCGGCTTTCCGAAGGTTCGAAAAAAGCCAAGGCCGCGGCTGACAGGATTTTGAAGCGGGTTGGTGCCGGCGGCGATCTGGCTGCCGCGCTTCGCGCCGAGAAGGTGCCCCTTCCGGCTGCTGATGCCATTTCGATGACGAGGCAGCAGTTGGTCGCCAACCAGCAGCAGGTTGCCCCGCCAATGGCTTTGCTTTTCAGCATGGCCGAAGGCACTGTCAAACGGCTTGAGGCGCCGGCAAACGGGGGATGGTATGTGGTCTCGCTTGTTGACATCGTACCCGGCACGATTGCCAACGATAACCCGCTTCTGGCGCAAACACGCGCGCAATTGGGCAGTCTCTCAGGGCGCGAATATAGCGAGCAAATGCTGTCCGCCATCCGCAAGGAAATGGGTGTCGAGCGCAATCCTCCTGCGATTGAAGCTGTCCGCAAACAGTTAACCGGCACACAATAG
- the tpiA gene encoding triose-phosphate isomerase, producing the protein MPQRSYIVGNWKMNGTRTMLSEARAMDRASQRLMKAEVAVAPPFTLIHATRNEAQQMGVGAQDCHPGAEGAHTGDVSATMIADAGASFVILGHSERRQDHGESDALVLAKAESALEAGLKLIICCGESEAERDAGKAVEVVTAQLRASLPKGDDIASRLTVAYEPVWAIGTGKVASPDDIAEMHAAIRALLIDIYGEQEEESEVRILYGGSVKAGNAAEILAIPDVGGALVGGASLSAEAFLGIVMAATEVEDSAAS; encoded by the coding sequence ATGCCACAACGCAGTTACATTGTCGGAAACTGGAAGATGAATGGTACCCGCACGATGCTTTCCGAAGCGCGTGCAATGGACCGTGCTTCACAGCGCCTTATGAAGGCGGAAGTTGCGGTCGCGCCGCCGTTTACGCTGATCCATGCGACGCGCAATGAAGCCCAGCAAATGGGGGTCGGTGCGCAGGATTGCCATCCGGGGGCGGAAGGTGCGCACACGGGTGATGTTTCGGCAACGATGATTGCCGATGCCGGTGCAAGTTTTGTTATCCTTGGGCACAGCGAACGCCGGCAGGACCACGGCGAATCGGATGCATTGGTGCTGGCTAAAGCCGAATCTGCGCTGGAAGCCGGCTTGAAGCTGATTATTTGTTGCGGCGAAAGCGAGGCCGAAAGGGATGCGGGTAAGGCTGTAGAAGTTGTCACCGCACAGCTTCGCGCATCATTGCCCAAAGGTGACGATATCGCTTCGCGTTTGACGGTCGCCTACGAACCCGTCTGGGCAATCGGAACCGGAAAAGTTGCTTCGCCGGACGATATTGCCGAAATGCACGCGGCCATTCGCGCGTTGCTTATCGACATTTACGGCGAGCAGGAAGAGGAATCCGAAGTACGCATTCTTTATGGCGGCTCGGTCAAAGCTGGTAACGCTGCGGAAATTCTGGCTATTCCAGATGTCGGAGGCGCGCTTGTGGGCGGCGCGAGCCTGTCAGCCGAAGCGTTCCTCGGCATCGTAATGGCAGCGACCGAAGTGGAAGATTCGGCGGCCTCGTAA
- the secG gene encoding preprotein translocase subunit SecG, translated as MSLFLFLTVVQTIVAAALVGVILMQRSEGGGLGIGGSPNGMMSARGAADFLTRSTKFLAIAFVTLSIVLAAVAVKATGSSEITSTVDRDAGPAGQVDPMGNVVGETPVTAPAPGAPTTEVTTPAPGQAPPPSDDPLAGATQ; from the coding sequence ATGTCACTGTTTCTCTTCCTGACCGTCGTCCAAACCATCGTGGCAGCAGCGCTGGTTGGCGTAATTCTGATGCAACGGTCGGAAGGCGGCGGCCTCGGGATTGGCGGCAGCCCTAACGGAATGATGTCTGCACGCGGCGCGGCAGATTTTCTAACCCGCAGCACCAAATTTCTGGCGATTGCATTTGTTACGCTTTCCATCGTGCTCGCGGCAGTGGCGGTCAAGGCAACGGGAAGCAGCGAGATTACCAGTACGGTCGATCGCGATGCCGGCCCCGCCGGCCAGGTTGATCCAATGGGAAATGTTGTCGGTGAAACACCGGTAACCGCTCCTGCACCCGGCGCCCCAACCACTGAGGTAACAACTCCGGCACCCGGTCAGGCGCCGCCGCCCTCCGATGATCCCTTGGCTGGTGCAACCCAATAA
- a CDS encoding CTP synthase, translated as MARYIFITGGVVSSLGKGLMAASLAALLQARGYRVRVRKFDPYLNVDPGTMSPYQHGEVYVTDDGAETDLDLGHYERFTGVSARQSDNITSGRVYQDIIAKERRGDYLGATVQVIPHVTDAIKDFAKSDVEDLDFVLCEIGGTVGDIESLPFIEALRQLRNELGRDKTCFIHVTLVPYIAAAGELKTKPTQHSVRELTSLGIQPDVLLCRCEHPLPESERAKIALFCNVRKEAVIPALDAPSIYSVPLQYHNEGLDSEVLRHFGVENPPSPDLARWEDIVDRHQNPEGEVTIGVVGKYVGLQDAYKSLNEALVHGGMANRAKVNIRWIDAEVFEKGSDDLASELEPLHGILVPGGFGERGSEGKIASVKFARERNVPFFGICLGMQMACVEGARNTAGVIGASSTEFGETSEPVVGIITEWMSEDGLQKRASDGDLGGTMRLGAYDAKLSGNSHVSRMYDGVTEISERHRHRYEVNAAYRDRLETGGLVFSGMSPDGLLPEIVERPDHPWFVGVQFHPELKSRPFDPHPLFAGFIAAALRQSRLV; from the coding sequence ATGGCGCGGTACATATTTATAACCGGCGGCGTGGTCTCCTCGCTTGGCAAAGGTCTCATGGCAGCAAGCCTTGCAGCACTGTTGCAAGCGCGTGGTTACCGTGTGCGGGTTCGCAAGTTCGATCCTTATCTCAATGTCGATCCCGGCACGATGAGCCCGTATCAGCATGGCGAAGTCTATGTGACCGATGACGGCGCCGAGACCGATCTCGATCTTGGTCACTATGAGCGATTTACAGGCGTTTCTGCGCGGCAAAGCGACAACATAACATCTGGCCGGGTCTATCAGGACATCATCGCGAAAGAGCGGCGCGGCGATTATCTCGGCGCGACCGTGCAGGTTATTCCGCACGTGACCGATGCGATCAAGGACTTCGCAAAGTCCGATGTCGAAGATCTGGATTTTGTTCTTTGCGAAATCGGCGGGACTGTGGGCGATATCGAAAGCCTGCCGTTTATCGAAGCGTTACGGCAACTTCGCAACGAACTTGGCCGCGACAAAACCTGTTTTATCCACGTGACGCTGGTTCCCTACATTGCCGCCGCGGGCGAATTGAAGACCAAGCCGACGCAGCATTCGGTTCGTGAATTGACCAGTCTGGGAATTCAGCCTGATGTACTGTTGTGCCGCTGCGAGCATCCCCTGCCCGAAAGCGAGCGGGCCAAGATTGCCCTGTTCTGCAATGTGCGGAAAGAAGCCGTCATTCCTGCGCTTGATGCACCCAGCATTTATTCGGTTCCGCTGCAATATCACAACGAGGGTCTGGATTCGGAGGTATTGCGCCATTTTGGTGTTGAAAATCCGCCGTCACCGGACCTCGCCAGATGGGAAGATATCGTTGATCGGCACCAGAACCCCGAAGGCGAAGTGACGATCGGTGTTGTCGGCAAATATGTCGGTCTGCAGGATGCCTATAAATCGCTTAACGAAGCGCTGGTACACGGAGGAATGGCCAACCGGGCCAAGGTCAATATCCGCTGGATCGATGCCGAGGTATTCGAAAAAGGTAGTGACGATCTGGCTTCCGAGCTTGAGCCTTTGCACGGTATTCTCGTGCCCGGCGGTTTCGGGGAACGCGGCAGCGAAGGCAAGATCGCGAGCGTGAAGTTTGCTCGCGAGCGCAATGTACCGTTCTTTGGAATATGTCTGGGTATGCAGATGGCCTGTGTCGAAGGTGCCAGAAATACCGCAGGTGTGATCGGCGCTTCATCAACCGAATTTGGCGAAACAAGCGAGCCAGTGGTCGGGATCATCACGGAATGGATGAGTGAAGACGGCCTGCAAAAGCGCGCTTCGGACGGCGACCTCGGCGGGACGATGCGGCTGGGAGCGTATGATGCAAAATTGTCGGGCAACAGCCACGTCTCGAGGATGTATGACGGTGTAACCGAAATATCGGAACGCCACAGGCATCGCTATGAAGTGAACGCGGCATACCGCGACAGGCTGGAAACGGGCGGGTTGGTCTTTTCGGGAATGTCCCCGGACGGTTTGCTACCGGAAATTGTCGAGCGGCCAGATCACCCCTGGTTCGTCGGAGTGCAGTTTCACCCCGAGTTGAAGAGCCGCCCCTTCGACCCCCATCCTCTTTTTGCCGGATTTATCGCCGCGGCGCTTCGCCAATCTCGTCTGGTTTAG